The Desulfuromonadaceae bacterium genome segment TAAACGTGGCCAGGTCGCGCAGTTCAGCAAGGTCGTCATTTTTACCGGGAATAATCAGGGTAGTGATTTCAAGCCAGATATCGTGTTTGCGGTATGCGCGCAGACTGTCGAGGACCTGGGAGAGTTTGGCGCCAACCACCTGATGATAAAATTTTTCCGAAAAACCTTTCAGGTCGATATTGGCAGCGTCTATAAACGGTGCAATTTCATCCAGGGCCGGGGCGCTGATATAGCCGTTGGTCACAAAAACATTTTTCAGTTGCGCTTTGCGGGCGAGGATTGCGGTGTCATGGGCGTACTCATAAAAAATGGTCGGTTCAGTATAGGTGTAAGAGATACTGAGACAGTCGGCTGAACGGGCCCGTCTGGCCACATCGACCGGGGGGAGGTACTCGCCGGGGATCTCGTCATGATCAATCGACCATTGGGAGATCTGGTGATTTTGGCAGTGCAGGCAACGGAAACTACAGCCGACAGTTGCAATCGAGTAACTGAGTGATCCGGGGTGAAAATGAAAAAGCGGTTTCTTTTCAACCGGATCGATGGCGTTGGCTACGCTGCGACCGTAAACCAGTGATTTCAGCTCGCCGGAAACATTTTCGCGGACGCGGCAGAGACCACGTTTACCGGGAGCAATCAGGCAGAAATGACGACAAAGCTGGCAGCGGACACGGTTGTTATCTTCCGCGTGCCAGAACCGGGCGACATGCATGGGAACCTCCGCGATAAGTGATGGCGTCGCCATCCTTCGAATTTTTGCGAGTGCATCATAAGTTAGGTTCCCATTATAACAAATTTTTCCACAGACTGGTGATCAGGCGTGCAAGTTGTTTGTCGTCCGCTTATTCGGCGTTAACGGTGGTCAGTTCAAGCGGGGCAAAGACAATTTGAATGCGGCGATTCTGGGCGCGCCCTTCAGCCGTAAGGTTGCTCGCCAGGGGGCGAAACTGACCGTAGCCGCTGGCGGCCAGACGGTTGCCGTCGATACCGATTTCATTTTGTAAAAAACGCACCACGTTGGTCGCCCGTGCCGCGGAGAGTTCCCAATTGTCGGCATACATTTTTTTCAGGCGTGGACTGATCGGCACGTTGTCGGTGTGCCCTTCAACAATAATCACTTTGTCTTCAATCGATTTAAGTACCCCGCCGAGACGTTTGATAACCTTTTCTCCGGCGGTGTTGAGCGTCGCCTGACCGGAATCAAAAAGAATTCGCTCGACCAGATTCAGGGTCAGTTTCCCCTGTAACTCTGAAATGGTGATTTCGCCACGGGTGATTTCTTCTTCCATCTTTGTTACCAGCGAATCATACGTTGCCTGTAACTCTTTGAGCCGATGTTCACGGGTGCGTTGGATCACTTCACTTTGGCGGACCAGTTCCTGTTTTTCTTTTTCGAGGGTTTCAATGCGCTGACGCAGTTCGGTCATGATCGCCCCGGTTTCCGCCCCGCGTGCCGACAGAACCTTTTCCAGCCGGTCTACATCAGCACGACTGCGCAGAATCTCCCGGCTCAGTTCTGACTGAATTTGCAGGGTGGCATCAAGACGGGTTTGCAGATCGGCATTTTTGGCAACCAGCTTTTCCTGTTGCGCGATAGCAAGGGTGTAGTCGCGCTCAAGACTGGTCAGCGAGGCTTCAACTTGCGCGGTTTTTACAACCTCAGCCTCGTAGGTTGCCTGGGCAACACAGCCGGACAGCAGTGCCGAACCGCCAAGGGCAATCAGTGTTATGATGAAAGAGAATGGATACATCATCAACCCTTCACTCCGTCAGGGTCAGCGCATCGCCCTGGCCAGATAAAGAAACGTCGCACCGACCGAAATACTTGCCGCCAGGTTACCCAGGTTGCTGACGATCAACGAAAGCTGGTAGCGGAACGGGTAGCTGTCCGCCAGGTTGACCAGGTCGTAAACTTCAAGATAGAGTTCCGACCCTTTCCAGAGAAAGATCGACGCGAAGACGACGATGAAAGCGACAAAGCCTTTCCCGATCGGCGTGTCTTTGATGTGCAGATAAATTTTGCGAATCAGGTCGATATTGATCAAGGATAAAAAGACCCAGTTCGTCAGGCCGACGATGCGGATAATGCGCAGCGTCGTGGCGGTCGGCGCGGGGTTGATCAGCAAAAAGGCCACCGATCCGGCAATGACCCCGAGAACGCCGAGATAGACAAAGGTTTTGCTCCCCTCAAACTCCAGGGTGCGGGAGAAAATATAATATTCCTGAAAGCCGTGACTCATCACCAAAATGGCGATGGTGCCGACAATATACCCCATGGCCTCCACGTGC includes the following:
- the amrS gene encoding AmmeMemoRadiSam system radical SAM enzyme; protein product: MHVARFWHAEDNNRVRCQLCRHFCLIAPGKRGLCRVRENVSGELKSLVYGRSVANAIDPVEKKPLFHFHPGSLSYSIATVGCSFRCLHCQNHQISQWSIDHDEIPGEYLPPVDVARRARSADCLSISYTYTEPTIFYEYAHDTAILARKAQLKNVFVTNGYISAPALDEIAPFIDAANIDLKGFSEKFYHQVVGAKLSQVLDSLRAYRKHDIWLEITTLIIPGKNDDLAELRDLATFIYDELGPQTPWHVTAFYPTWKLLDSPPTPPETLTRVRDIGLEVGLHYVYTGNIPGNAGENTCCPQCHRVVIERHGFSLHNIHLHGGCCAYCGTTIDGVGLDDLDESL
- a CDS encoding OmpA family protein, whose product is MMYPFSFIITLIALGGSALLSGCVAQATYEAEVVKTAQVEASLTSLERDYTLAIAQQEKLVAKNADLQTRLDATLQIQSELSREILRSRADVDRLEKVLSARGAETGAIMTELRQRIETLEKEKQELVRQSEVIQRTREHRLKELQATYDSLVTKMEEEITRGEITISELQGKLTLNLVERILFDSGQATLNTAGEKVIKRLGGVLKSIEDKVIIVEGHTDNVPISPRLKKMYADNWELSAARATNVVRFLQNEIGIDGNRLAASGYGQFRPLASNLTAEGRAQNRRIQIVFAPLELTTVNAE